The DNA region AGATGGCAAGTTGGTAAAAATGGCGTAGATGCCCACTGTGGAAGGGGCTTTACTGTGGCGTTGGCACTGATCTTGCTCTCAATCACACacttaaataatgtttttgtagtTTCACCGCAGCATGTAATCTGCCGtgttatgcctggatcagactacaagacaaatttggtctttcccgattccactgtgtcagactactgccatcaaatcttgcaGTTTCTCAGGCAGGCAGTGGCAACACCACacgacatttattccgatagcaccgtATCCCTTCTTTTACGAATACTGGGATTTATCTTCTACAATCAAATACTGTCggagaggtggaagcagaaaacgtgtcaacGGTCAAaaaggctttacacgatcaggatttttgggaccgatcagcaagtttaaaacaacgataactgatcaccgatccaatcacaagatggtcAACAagatctatttaaatgacttttttatttactgtatatacttgtgtactatatactgagtatcttctctagtccaaccagtgtgccgtggcacattagtctgccatgagaaatcttcaggtgtgctgtgggaaattataaaattttacttaactgctcaaaaaattattaatttacaagaaataatttctttgttcctctgtttatgccagtgaggcatagtgacagacttctattagatggcaggaattacatacagtaattactgtgcatctactttttgtgacatttctgtttgtttgtgtgccgtgagattttccaattgtaaaataaaatatacaggtactccggtttcctcccacatcctaaaatcatgcatggtagtttaattgaaaactctaagtTGCCCttaggtgagtgcgaatggttgtttgtttacatcatTTTTTCTCTGATATTTCCCATTGTTTATGCCCACTTTTTATGATCACAACAGTATGACTTTTGTCTGGAGAAGCGAAGTGTTCGCTGGGGGATGGAGCTTGCTGAAGCGCGAGCAGCGGAGGCACGAGCAGAAGAGGCCACTGCGAAACAGGAGGCAGAAAATCAAGAATGCTTGGCTCAGTCTGAGGACATTAATGGTGGTAGAGGGAAGATACCCCAGTCTGCTGTTGAAGACCATGACCCTCCCCCACCAGCAATGAACCCTGTCCTTGCAGGACTGAGCCATGATGCTATACTCACACCTCTGCCTGCCCCAAGTCTTGGTCCAAGGAAAATTCAACCTAGCACTCATCAGCCACATGGGCTCAACCTGGCTGACTTTGAGCGGGAAGAAGACCCCTTTGACAAGCTAGAGCTTAAAACATTGGACGATAAAGAGGAGCTTAGAAGCATTCTCCAGAGCCAGCCTCAACCTGCTCCTTCTGTATCCCCTCTGGATGGGTCCCAGCAAGGCCCCGCTTCACGTGGAAACAGCCCATCTCCTCCCACCAACACCAGCGTTCCTGTGAAAGCAGGCTTTGCCCATAAACCCAATGGCTTGGTTGCTTTGATGGATATGGACAGAGTTGGGCATCATGTAAGATCAAGTTTTGAAGCGGAGGATCGACCCTGCAACATCCGCTCCCTGACTTTTCCCAAACTTTCGGATTCTGGGGATCCCGAACCAGTAAGAAACAGCCCACACCTCGCACCCATGCCTGCTCCCCAACAGAACCTACCCAATGGCAGCCCCCCGATTATACCCAGGTCCCAGGTTATTGTTGCCCCTGAGCACCTTAGCTTCAGTAAGAGTAGTGGACCAAAACAGGTGAGGATGAGGTTATATACATAATGGTGGACTGCTTATTGATGAATATTTCCTTCCCAGACCTCATTGCTATTCTTATCATATTGATTCCCAGGTAAACTCGGGGTTAGGTTCTGCTGGCTTGCCATGTGGGGGAGCCTTGCTGAGCATGACCCCTGGTGAGCGCCAGTGTGTGGAAACCCTTGTGGGCATGGGTTATTCTTATGAGGGTGTTCTTCGGGCCATGCAACGACAAGGGCAGAATGTGGAGCAGGtgcgaccccccccccgcctcacacacacaattatttcACACAATTATGTCTCCCTTCACATTTACATGCTTAAAATCTAAATAATATACAAGTTGAACACAATACGTTCGGTTACACTGGCTGACCTCTGATTTTACTTTAAAGTATAAGTATTTGCATTTGATAAGTTACTGGTTTTGTCCATAACTAGGTTTGGGCATCGAGAACTGATTGTAACCAGGAccaacgttccggttctcctggaatcgttcaaatttaaaaatgtaggttcccagtttcgatgcagAGTctgccgaccccgaagaagagtgtggcgaaaaccaacgaagaagaacacgcACAAAGACATGCTTGTTCCCCATGGCGGCAGCATACagaagtgtgtcttaactttgttaaaattaactCATCTCTGCCAGCcatttcctgagcagggaacctatagactgccaggcattttcgagcaatttcactcatttttcaagccccacGAAGTATTGTGTACTATgactatgtaaacaccaaaagaaagatcagacgctcttctttcatcagaaaaaaaaaagtttttctcgagcttataccgttctttagtaatcagcagtcaaatacaGGCTACTTTTAGgcaaatctgtttctggaggaaaaaaacagaaaacaatttcaattaccttttttgtttgcactgcATACTGGAATGGGAGCCGAatgtctgctggatgcataagctgtaaatattaaaaaatacatacgattacgagagaatactttttattggtgtgttttgcaagggtaaaaaaacctaaaaaattGCTTTTCGTCGCAATCCTAAAAGACGTTCGACTCCCGGGTATTGAATTACTGCAAGATGGACGAGCTGGAAATCTAAAATTAtaatcagtactggcaacagatgttacattgtaatgtgaactagtgggactaaattatgtttatgtaacaaggattgaagaATCGTGTTTGATcactaaatgtagctaacgaTAGCTGGAAACAAGTTACCTTCGTCTCCATTATCATCCGGAGGAAGCTCGGGATGAAGCTCGGCTGCTTCCAGGCGATCCAGAGGGAGTTCACACATCAcgattccggatcccatttaCTCAACTcctccaaagtaaaagcagatgtttgcaaatttcttattttgattaaacacaaagatattcagtctgatttcatggaggactacagaaatttGATATTTACTCTTGAGAGGCTTaaattccgaggatttggacaattttaagttaaagaaGGCCTCTcaatgattaatcaattattaagaTGGTTGTTGatgaatttgataatcgattagtcaTCAGTTAATAAAAAATTGTTGTAATTAGTAAATTCTTCTCTTCTCATGGTCTTCTAACACCCCTTGTTAAGGCTGGCCCTTGATTGGACTAAGTGTCACACACAAAAGGTACAAAAGGCCAAACCAAAAGTTTACTCTAAATTCTGTATTGCTCACAGAATGGGCTCTTGCATGTCATGTCTCTTTTTGCCGAAATAATGTCCTGGTCTTTCGTGGGTCTTTAAAAAATGCGTTATTCTCCACGTCGTTTTTACAGGACTTGGCCAAattaaccatcacagatgtaCATTGTCTTTGTAAGTACTCTTCCAAAGCACCAAGCAGCAAATTCGAAAAAGGTTTTAATGTATGCCTCTTTTGACATCCGCGGATATGGCGGTATCATGTCAATATTTTTCCGAATGTTGTGGTTCCGTTAGGTTATCATCAATATGTCATTGAACATACGTTCAATGAATGACtgtttatacagtgggtacggaaagtattcagacccccttaaatttttcactttatattgcagccatttgctaaaatcatttaagttcattgttttcctcattaatgtacacactgcaccccatattgacagaaaaaacctaattgttgcattttctgcagatttattaaaaaagaataactgaaatatcacacagccattaagtattcagaccctttgctttgaCACCCATATATTTAAGTcgtgtgctgtccatttcttctgatcatccttgagatggttttacgccttcattggagtccagctgtgtttgattatactgattgtacttaattaggaaagccacacacctatatatcagaccttacagctcacattgcatgtcagagcaaattaaAATCAtcaggtcaaaggaactgcctgaagagctcagagatagaattgtgacaaggcacagatctggccaaggttacaaaaaaaattctgctgcacttaaggttccgagtggcctccataatccttaaatggcagacgtttgggacgaccagaacccttcctggaGCTGGCCGCACGGCCagactgagcaatcgggggagaagagcctttgtgatagaggtaaagaagaacccaaagatcactggctgagctccagagatgcagtcaggagatgggagaaacttctagaaagtcaaccatcactgcagtcggGGGCTCTATGGCAGAGTGACCccacggaagcctctcctcagtgcaagactcatgaaagcctgcatggagtttgctttaaaaaaaaaaaaaaaaagaacacgtgAAGGACTCTTGaggaaaccaggcactgcttatcacctgtccaatacagtcccaacagtgaagcatggtggtggcaacatcatgctgtgggggtgtttttcagctgcagggacaggacgaccgattgcaatggaaggaaagatgattgcggccaagtacagggatatcctggacgaaaaccttctccagagtgctcgggaccttagactgggccgaaggttcaccttccaacaagataatgaccctcagcacacagctaaaataacgaaggagttgcttcagaacaactccgtgactgttcttgaatggcccagccagagccctgacttaaacccaattgagcatctctggagagacctgaatatggctgtccaccaacgtccgccatccaacctgacagaactggagaggatctgcaaggaagaatggcagaggatccccaaatccagtgTGAAatcatcatttccaaaaagactcatagctgtattagctcaaaagggtgcttctactaaatactgaacaaagggtctgaatacttatggctgtgtgatatttcagttttttagtAAATCtgaaaagatttcaacaattcaatttttttcctgtcaatatggggtgctatgtgtacatttaatgagttaaaaaaatgaacttaaatcattttagcaaatggctgcaatataacagagtgaagaATTagagggggtctgaaaactttccgtgcccactgtatgtgccttgcaattgactggtgaccagtccacggtgtaccacgcctctt from Phycodurus eques isolate BA_2022a chromosome 10, UOR_Pequ_1.1, whole genome shotgun sequence includes:
- the ubap1 gene encoding ubiquitin-associated protein 1, which translates into the protein MATRKSVSDAYNNGPISYLDDVPFKVNEKFRCPAKVGLPVGFCLPDCSSLFVDTEYDFCLEKRSVRWGMELAEARAAEARAEEATAKQEAENQECLAQSEDINGGRGKIPQSAVEDHDPPPPAMNPVLAGLSHDAILTPLPAPSLGPRKIQPSTHQPHGLNLADFEREEDPFDKLELKTLDDKEELRSILQSQPQPAPSVSPLDGSQQGPASRGNSPSPPTNTSVPVKAGFAHKPNGLVALMDMDRVGHHVRSSFEAEDRPCNIRSLTFPKLSDSGDPEPVRNSPHLAPMPAPQQNLPNGSPPIIPRSQVIVAPEHLSFSKSSGPKQVNSGLGSAGLPCGGALLSMTPGERQCVETLVGMGYSYEGVLRAMQRQGQNVEQVLDYLFVHGRLCERGFDASAVEECLEMYQCSEEKALQFLELMSRFGEMGFEREAIKEVLLVHNNDQDKALEDLMARAAAS